A stretch of the Duncaniella dubosii genome encodes the following:
- a CDS encoding DUF3987 domain-containing protein, with product MKAILLTILAIIAVSLFSCRHTESDYETEQAEFQKEQMELAEEQAELETEQGELRREYAEMKKEYLREKAEFQKEQKALRKSVKKENPAKSVKRDTTIHQLTDTEISELTDKVKSAGLWPTDK from the coding sequence ATGAAAGCAATACTTCTAACAATATTAGCAATCATAGCGGTAAGCCTCTTCTCCTGCAGGCACACAGAATCGGATTACGAAACTGAACAGGCTGAATTTCAGAAAGAGCAAATGGAATTAGCCGAGGAACAGGCAGAACTGGAAACGGAGCAAGGAGAGCTTCGCCGAGAGTATGCCGAGATGAAGAAGGAATATCTCCGCGAAAAGGCTGAATTTCAAAAAGAGCAAAAGGCACTTCGCAAAAGTGTAAAGAAAGAAAATCCTGCAAAATCAGTAAAGCGAGATACTACTATACACCAACTGACAGATACCGAAATATCAGAACTCACTGATAAGGTTAAATCGGCAGGTCTATGGCCAACCGATAAGTAA
- a CDS encoding outer membrane beta-barrel family protein, producing MKLSDLSELNNIPGEMIDKVQVKYLAGADQNASLSGGTIMITLRRPPEGGYYGSISANADWYRSCGFGNEGISGMINYRYKGLSVYDNLYAGATKVKDNSEQTMTGDNLHTFLTESSKFHGFDFRNRLSLTQQFNSGAQLGGSYLVSLYRPHPSSVSDNESLTSSVSSRKNIVLQEGTLRFLQPLPSRGSRMELTADYLNRHSRNNSSYFMNSEKTAVIEETDNLNLWKFKADFIYPYSRTLVWKFGASAQLISSKYTPTDIVESDRFETSDIPTKTTGFTSIVYASAQGRVWKLKYSAGVNWQLNRISYEDCSVDKKNTNTQWSINPTVQVMMPFGSKMNHALMLSYKRTLSDIPYTAISSIINWSDTYNYTVGNPDLKAQSADIVMAGLSLLRNKINLTALYAHSHDRIYWQTFQNKVTPDVFYTKPVNINGQGVWGFGAEWMESPTKWWRFKLSGRIEITPENTTLDGIHYNKTRFKEYFYFNNNFRFGHGWGGMLNVNFEPTYRTLDRTYHAVYNVNGQIYKTILGDNLQVALDFTPLGNRRKLDRQAGANKVSYKYTTPVQYVGFSLTWNFSGGKKVDVNVVDGIQDYHETKDNR from the coding sequence GTGAAGCTCTCAGACCTTTCGGAACTGAACAATATTCCGGGTGAGATGATAGACAAAGTTCAGGTCAAATATCTTGCCGGAGCGGACCAGAACGCCTCGCTCAGCGGAGGTACAATAATGATCACGCTCCGCCGTCCTCCGGAGGGTGGTTATTATGGCAGTATCTCTGCAAATGCCGATTGGTACAGAAGCTGTGGGTTCGGAAACGAAGGAATCAGTGGCATGATAAACTACCGATATAAGGGGTTAAGCGTGTATGACAACCTTTATGCCGGGGCAACCAAGGTTAAGGACAATTCAGAACAGACAATGACGGGTGACAACCTTCATACATTTCTCACAGAGTCATCCAAATTTCACGGCTTCGATTTCAGAAACCGTCTTAGCCTCACGCAGCAGTTCAACTCAGGTGCTCAACTCGGAGGCAGCTATCTGGTATCTTTGTATCGTCCGCATCCTTCATCTGTATCAGACAATGAAAGTCTGACTTCATCAGTCAGCAGTCGCAAAAATATTGTACTACAGGAAGGGACTCTTCGATTCTTACAACCGCTTCCCTCTCGTGGCTCTCGTATGGAGCTTACAGCCGATTACCTGAATCGCCACAGCCGGAACAACAGCAGCTATTTCATGAATTCTGAGAAGACTGCCGTCATAGAAGAAACCGACAACCTCAATCTCTGGAAGTTCAAGGCCGATTTCATCTATCCCTACAGTCGTACGCTCGTATGGAAATTCGGAGCTTCAGCGCAATTGATATCCTCAAAATACACTCCGACCGATATCGTTGAAAGTGACCGTTTTGAGACAAGCGACATTCCAACCAAGACAACCGGATTCACATCTATAGTCTATGCCTCGGCACAAGGAAGGGTTTGGAAACTCAAATACAGCGCTGGTGTCAATTGGCAGCTTAATCGCATTTCCTACGAAGACTGTTCCGTCGACAAAAAAAATACAAATACCCAATGGTCGATAAATCCGACCGTACAGGTAATGATGCCTTTCGGCTCTAAAATGAACCATGCTCTTATGCTCAGTTATAAGCGGACTCTCAGCGATATCCCATACACAGCCATATCATCGATAATCAACTGGAGCGACACTTACAATTATACCGTGGGCAATCCTGATTTGAAAGCACAATCAGCCGACATAGTAATGGCCGGATTATCTCTGCTCCGAAATAAAATTAATCTGACAGCTCTTTACGCACATTCTCACGACCGAATCTATTGGCAAACATTCCAGAACAAGGTGACTCCCGATGTGTTCTATACCAAGCCGGTGAATATCAACGGACAAGGCGTTTGGGGATTCGGTGCGGAATGGATGGAATCACCAACTAAATGGTGGCGTTTCAAACTTTCCGGGAGAATTGAAATCACTCCCGAGAACACAACGCTTGACGGAATACATTATAACAAGACCCGTTTCAAGGAATATTTCTATTTCAACAATAATTTCCGATTCGGTCACGGCTGGGGCGGTATGCTAAACGTCAACTTCGAGCCAACCTATCGCACTCTCGACCGCACATACCATGCTGTTTACAATGTGAACGGGCAGATTTACAAGACAATTCTTGGCGATAATCTTCAAGTCGCATTGGACTTTACCCCATTAGGCAACCGTCGCAAGCTCGACCGACAAGCCGGAGCGAACAAGGTGTCATATAAGTACACCACCCCCGTACAATATGTCGGATTCTCGCTTACATGGAACTTCTCCGGAGGTAAGAAGGTGGATGTAAACGTAGTGGACGGTATTCAGGATTATCACGAAACAAAAGACAACAGATGA
- a CDS encoding helix-turn-helix transcriptional regulator, which translates to MKTTDDFFIPDNEVKLPEELDYSQVDEYIRSAEAFSRSTYQSVYIIDYFKQNFLYVSPNPMFLCGLTPEQMMKLGYRFYLGYVPEDEQQFLIDLNEAGFSFHQTIPVNERKDWYISYDFHILNGGKKILVNHKLTPLALTSDGRIWLALCVVSASTHTFPGHIEMHRVGSSEYFEYNQNTRRWDKRQMPTLTDGEKAVLTLSIQGYTMSEIADRICLSPDTIKKYRQRIFEKLDVRNISEAIGAATNNKLL; encoded by the coding sequence ATGAAAACGACAGACGATTTCTTCATACCTGATAATGAGGTCAAGCTCCCGGAGGAACTTGATTACAGCCAGGTGGATGAATATATCCGCTCGGCAGAGGCTTTTTCCCGCTCCACATATCAGAGCGTCTATATCATCGACTATTTTAAGCAGAATTTTCTGTACGTATCGCCAAATCCGATGTTCCTGTGCGGATTGACACCTGAACAGATGATGAAACTGGGCTACCGTTTCTATCTGGGATATGTGCCGGAAGATGAACAGCAGTTTTTAATTGATTTAAATGAGGCGGGATTTTCATTCCATCAAACAATTCCTGTCAATGAGCGGAAAGACTGGTACATTTCTTACGACTTTCATATACTGAACGGTGGCAAGAAGATTCTCGTAAATCACAAACTGACCCCTCTTGCCTTAACCTCTGACGGTCGTATATGGCTTGCTCTATGCGTTGTGTCAGCATCTACCCACACATTTCCCGGTCATATTGAGATGCACCGTGTAGGTTCTTCGGAATATTTTGAATATAACCAAAACACCCGCAGATGGGACAAACGGCAGATGCCGACTCTTACAGACGGGGAAAAGGCTGTGCTCACTCTCTCGATTCAAGGCTACACCATGTCGGAGATTGCCGACAGAATATGTCTGTCGCCCGACACCATCAAGAAATACCGTCAGCGCATATTCGAGAAACTTGATGTACGCAATATCTCCGAAGCCATAGGTGCCGCTACAAACAACAAGTTACTCTAA
- a CDS encoding PDDEXK nuclease domain-containing protein yields the protein MKSELKEYDNIDADDAQFISDIKAIVYTAKQKAYQAADLYQVVSNWLVSRRIVEQEQHGQERAQYGKHIVELASEALTAEFGKGYSVVNIKSFRKFYLTFNNLLIGQTVSDQSENGLTIKGQSVSAELELAKILPSNLSWSHYERLMRIKNEDERDWYMREAAGESWSVRTLNRNIGSQYYHRLLQTPESKRGEVVDEMKRLTADYQKDRHKFLRNPVVAEFLGFSQDAAYSETNLESAIIDHLQKFILELGKGFAFVARQQRIKTDMGEYYIGLVFYNYILKCFLLMDLKSSQISYEDVGQMDMYIRMYDELKCSEGDNPTIGLLLCSETSKDLARYSILKDSKQLYAAKYLTYLPTKEELSAEIEHQKEIFALQTGKNQD from the coding sequence ATGAAATCCGAACTGAAGGAATATGACAATATCGACGCTGATGATGCTCAATTCATCAGCGATATAAAGGCGATAGTATATACCGCCAAACAAAAGGCATATCAGGCCGCTGACTTATACCAAGTAGTCAGCAACTGGCTTGTCAGCAGACGCATTGTTGAACAAGAGCAACATGGACAGGAAAGGGCTCAATACGGGAAGCACATTGTTGAGCTTGCTTCCGAGGCTCTAACGGCAGAGTTCGGAAAGGGATATTCTGTTGTAAATATAAAGAGTTTCAGAAAGTTCTATCTGACATTCAATAACTTGCTAATTGGGCAGACGGTGTCTGACCAATCCGAAAACGGCCTTACCATAAAAGGGCAGTCAGTGTCTGCCGAATTGGAGTTGGCAAAAATACTCCCCTCCAATTTGTCTTGGTCACATTATGAACGGCTGATGAGAATCAAGAATGAAGATGAACGTGATTGGTATATGAGGGAAGCTGCCGGAGAGAGCTGGAGTGTCCGTACACTCAACCGTAACATAGGCTCTCAATATTATCATCGTCTGCTTCAGACACCGGAATCAAAGCGTGGTGAAGTCGTCGATGAGATGAAACGGCTTACCGCAGACTATCAGAAAGACCGACATAAATTCCTGCGAAATCCGGTCGTGGCAGAGTTTTTGGGCTTTTCACAAGATGCAGCATACTCTGAAACCAATCTTGAATCTGCGATTATCGACCATCTCCAGAAGTTTATCCTCGAACTTGGCAAAGGGTTTGCTTTTGTCGCGCGTCAGCAGAGGATAAAGACTGACATGGGCGAGTATTACATTGGCCTTGTGTTTTACAACTATATTCTTAAATGCTTTCTGCTCATGGACTTAAAAAGCTCTCAAATATCCTACGAGGATGTGGGGCAAATGGATATGTATATCCGTATGTACGATGAGTTGAAATGCTCGGAAGGCGATAATCCTACAATCGGATTGCTCCTTTGCTCGGAAACAAGCAAAGACTTAGCACGATATTCAATTCTCAAGGACAGCAAACAACTCTACGCTGCCAAATATCTGACATATCTCCCGACAAAGGAAGAATTATCCGCAGAAATTGAGCATCAGAAAGAGATTTTCGCCCTGCAAACGGGCAAGAATCAAGATTAA
- a CDS encoding amidophosphoribosyltransferase: protein MGGFFGSISTKPCVNDLFYGTDYHSHLGTKRAGMVTFDPESGFNRTIHSLERDYFRSKFEDELDRFVGNQGLGVISDTDPQPIIVNSHLGRYAVVTVAKINNIRDIASELLAERMHFSELSANNINQTELVALLINMGKDFVDGINLVYKKVKGSCSMLILTEDGIICARDYLGRTPIVIGKKDGAYAAASETSAFPNLGYTTVRDVGPGEIVRLRPDSMEVLQAPARREQICSFLWVYYGFPASDYDGINVEYTRENGGRKMGEEDPTEADCVCGIPDSGVGHALGYAEGRGIPYRRAVLKYTPTWPRSFTPGHQSRRDLVAKMKLIPNRAILDGQRVVFCDDSIVRGTQLRDNVRTFFECGVKEVHARISCPPLVYGCPFIGFTASKSDLELITRRIIKDFEGDDKAKLDVYATTGTPEYNRMVNEIARQLELTTLQFSKIENLIDSIGLPKCRLCTHCFDGSGCHPDEAWREDHPDEK from the coding sequence ATGGGAGGTTTCTTCGGCTCTATTTCGACCAAACCCTGTGTCAACGATCTGTTTTACGGCACAGACTACCACTCTCACCTCGGAACCAAACGTGCGGGAATGGTAACTTTTGACCCCGAATCCGGTTTCAACCGCACAATCCACAGTCTCGAACGCGATTATTTCCGCTCTAAATTTGAAGACGAGCTCGACCGCTTCGTCGGCAATCAGGGACTCGGAGTCATCAGCGACACCGACCCTCAGCCGATAATCGTCAATTCTCACTTGGGGCGTTACGCTGTAGTGACAGTTGCTAAAATCAACAACATCCGCGACATCGCATCCGAACTGCTTGCCGAACGCATGCACTTCAGCGAACTTTCGGCCAACAACATCAACCAGACCGAGCTTGTCGCACTGCTCATCAACATGGGAAAGGATTTTGTTGACGGAATCAATCTCGTCTACAAAAAAGTAAAAGGCTCTTGCTCGATGCTCATTCTCACCGAGGACGGCATTATATGTGCCCGTGACTACCTCGGACGAACCCCGATTGTCATCGGCAAGAAAGACGGAGCCTACGCGGCCGCAAGCGAGACTTCCGCATTCCCCAACCTCGGCTACACCACTGTCCGCGACGTAGGTCCGGGCGAAATCGTCAGACTGCGCCCCGACAGCATGGAAGTGCTCCAAGCCCCTGCGCGACGCGAACAGATCTGTTCGTTCCTATGGGTCTACTACGGCTTCCCCGCAAGCGACTACGACGGAATCAACGTCGAATACACACGCGAGAACGGCGGCCGGAAAATGGGAGAGGAAGACCCCACTGAAGCCGACTGCGTATGCGGCATCCCCGACTCAGGCGTAGGCCATGCACTCGGCTATGCCGAAGGACGCGGCATCCCCTACCGTCGCGCCGTGCTGAAATACACCCCGACATGGCCGCGCAGCTTTACACCGGGCCACCAGTCGCGCCGCGACCTCGTTGCAAAAATGAAACTCATCCCCAACCGTGCGATTCTCGACGGCCAGCGCGTGGTCTTCTGCGACGACTCAATTGTCCGAGGCACTCAGCTACGCGACAACGTGCGCACATTCTTCGAATGCGGTGTCAAGGAAGTCCATGCCCGCATTTCATGTCCACCGTTGGTCTACGGATGTCCGTTCATCGGCTTCACTGCATCGAAAAGCGATCTCGAACTTATCACTCGCCGTATCATCAAGGATTTCGAGGGCGACGACAAAGCAAAACTCGATGTATATGCCACAACAGGAACGCCGGAATACAACCGCATGGTCAACGAGATTGCCCGTCAGCTCGAACTCACAACCCTCCAGTTCAGCAAGATTGAAAATCTCATCGACAGCATCGGTCTCCCCAAGTGCCGCCTGTGCACCCACTGTTTCGACGGTTCAGGCTGCCACCCCGACGAGGCTTGGCGTGAAGACCATCCGGACGAAAAATAA
- a CDS encoding acyloxyacyl hydrolase, with product MKRYRNVKISRLVRLVRRVLTAVAMLCAVDAVAETTQTDTCGRGSQIIHHIGVDVRGAYVAPARDAVKRTYIGSPEKDAAMSWHLKYSFGYSETTRTGRLYPGAYQGIGVGSTTFFANNLTGMPVTAYLFQGAPIVRLAKGLTFDYEWNFGASFGWKKYNEDSNPINVIVGSPINAYINLGFMLSYRLDAKWNLTAGIDLTHYSNGNTALPNPGVNTLGGRVGVTYTLNGDRRTGALADNFEIEPMKPHLSYDLVIYGAVRKKVADLNGPEELPGHFGIAGLNFAPMYNFNRFLRAGVSLDVQYDESSDIRSYWIEGTYGDEVKFYRPPFFHQVSWGLSARGELVMPIFSINAGMGYNLFGNTDAKNFYQVLALKIHLARSFFLHVGYQLNSFKNPNNLMIGVGYRFHDRR from the coding sequence ATGAAAAGATATAGAAACGTTAAGATCAGTCGGCTTGTGAGGCTGGTGCGCCGTGTGCTGACGGCAGTGGCGATGCTGTGTGCAGTTGATGCCGTGGCAGAAACCACGCAGACAGATACGTGTGGTCGCGGTAGTCAGATCATACATCATATTGGTGTGGATGTGCGCGGAGCGTATGTCGCGCCCGCGCGGGACGCTGTCAAAAGAACTTATATAGGCTCGCCGGAAAAGGACGCTGCAATGTCGTGGCATCTAAAATATTCGTTCGGCTATTCGGAGACCACGCGCACAGGCCGTCTCTATCCCGGGGCTTATCAGGGCATCGGTGTCGGGTCTACGACGTTTTTTGCCAATAATCTGACCGGCATGCCTGTCACGGCCTATCTGTTTCAGGGTGCGCCGATTGTCAGACTTGCAAAGGGGCTGACGTTTGACTACGAGTGGAATTTCGGCGCATCGTTCGGATGGAAGAAGTATAACGAGGACAGTAATCCGATCAATGTGATTGTCGGGTCGCCTATCAACGCATATATCAATCTCGGATTCATGCTGAGCTACCGTCTGGATGCCAAGTGGAATCTGACGGCCGGAATTGACCTGACGCATTATTCAAACGGTAACACGGCGCTGCCTAATCCGGGTGTCAATACGCTTGGCGGAAGGGTAGGGGTGACGTATACGCTCAACGGCGACAGGAGGACCGGCGCGCTTGCCGACAATTTCGAAATAGAGCCGATGAAGCCACATCTGAGCTATGATCTGGTTATCTACGGAGCTGTGCGGAAAAAAGTGGCCGACCTGAACGGGCCTGAGGAACTGCCGGGTCATTTCGGTATCGCGGGCCTTAATTTCGCTCCGATGTATAATTTCAACCGTTTTTTGCGGGCTGGAGTGTCGCTCGATGTGCAATATGACGAGAGTTCGGATATAAGGAGCTATTGGATCGAAGGGACTTACGGGGACGAGGTGAAATTCTATCGTCCGCCGTTTTTCCATCAGGTTTCGTGGGGGCTTTCGGCTCGCGGAGAGCTTGTGATGCCTATTTTCTCGATTAATGCCGGTATGGGCTACAATCTGTTTGGCAACACGGATGCCAAGAATTTCTATCAGGTGCTGGCTCTGAAAATACATCTCGCACGGAGTTTCTTTCTTCATGTCGGCTATCAGCTCAATAGTTTCAAGAATCCCAATAACCTGATGATAGGTGTGGGCTACCGTTTCCATGACCGCCGGTAA
- a CDS encoding methylated-DNA--[protein]-cysteine S-methyltransferase has protein sequence MNRKIYLTSYQSPCGTLELGSCDGRLCLCDWTARQRHTDIVIRIAKGLGCGTESGVSACTEETIKQLDDYFSGKRTEFDIPLLFVGTPFQKEVWRHLLDIPYATTESYSSLSLRVGNPTAVRAVANANGANAISIFVPCHRVIGSSGSLTGYAGGLAAKQFLLDLEQKTPG, from the coding sequence ATGAACCGAAAAATATATCTGACATCATACCAATCGCCATGCGGAACACTGGAGCTTGGCAGCTGCGACGGCAGGCTCTGCCTCTGTGACTGGACAGCCCGACAGCGACACACAGACATCGTCATACGGATTGCCAAAGGTCTCGGCTGCGGGACGGAATCGGGTGTATCAGCCTGTACTGAAGAAACCATAAAGCAGCTCGACGACTACTTCTCCGGGAAACGGACCGAATTTGACATCCCTCTGCTCTTTGTCGGAACTCCGTTTCAAAAAGAAGTGTGGCGACACCTCCTCGACATCCCCTACGCCACGACCGAATCATACTCGTCGCTGTCACTGCGCGTTGGCAATCCCACTGCAGTGAGAGCCGTGGCCAACGCCAACGGAGCAAACGCAATTTCAATCTTCGTCCCGTGTCACAGAGTCATAGGCAGCAGTGGCTCTCTGACCGGCTATGCAGGTGGTCTCGCCGCCAAACAGTTCCTTCTCGACCTCGAACAGAAAACGCCCGGCTGA
- a CDS encoding TlpA disulfide reductase family protein, with protein sequence MKRSLFYAAGMLMLASCSQDSKSSYVVTVNTDENLNDKTAYIIDFDTEEKLDSAVVAGGVATFTGKIDAPRLVALSIDGKGFGDFYLEADSILVENGAVEGGELNAKNQAYWTERMAAIEEFRNLPDSVQQSRYEEFQTRINDAEDKLREENMDNPLGYYYFVYGPARRMNLAQLDSAIAAHPSLGEYKRIQKMRQAFINQEETSEGKMFKDFEVTYNDSTFRLSDYVGKGKYVLVDFWASWCGPCIRQTAVIKDLYKEYGPKGLEVIGVAVWDKPEDTLKGIESHELPWKNILNAQSIPTEIYGIQGIPCIILFGPDGKIISRDKQNDDLRNDVAKAMEPAK encoded by the coding sequence ATGAAACGATCGTTATTTTATGCAGCCGGCATGCTGATGCTGGCTTCCTGCTCGCAGGACTCGAAATCAAGCTATGTAGTGACTGTCAACACAGACGAGAATCTAAATGACAAGACTGCCTATATCATCGACTTCGATACGGAGGAGAAGCTTGACAGTGCGGTAGTGGCCGGCGGTGTGGCCACATTTACCGGCAAAATCGATGCTCCACGTCTCGTCGCTCTATCGATAGACGGCAAGGGGTTCGGAGACTTCTATCTTGAAGCAGATTCGATTCTCGTTGAGAACGGAGCTGTCGAGGGCGGTGAGCTTAATGCGAAGAATCAGGCTTACTGGACCGAGCGCATGGCTGCCATCGAGGAGTTCCGCAATCTTCCTGACTCAGTGCAGCAGTCGCGCTACGAGGAATTCCAGACCCGCATCAATGACGCGGAAGACAAGCTCAGGGAAGAGAATATGGATAACCCTCTCGGGTATTATTACTTTGTCTACGGTCCCGCCCGCAGGATGAACCTCGCTCAGCTTGACTCGGCTATAGCCGCACATCCGTCGCTTGGCGAATACAAGCGTATCCAGAAGATGCGTCAGGCATTTATCAATCAGGAGGAGACATCTGAAGGCAAGATGTTCAAGGATTTCGAAGTGACCTACAATGACTCCACTTTCCGTCTCAGCGACTATGTGGGCAAAGGCAAATATGTGCTCGTCGATTTCTGGGCCAGCTGGTGCGGTCCGTGCATCCGTCAGACAGCCGTCATCAAGGATCTTTACAAGGAATATGGTCCAAAAGGTCTTGAAGTCATCGGTGTTGCTGTCTGGGATAAGCCTGAGGACACTCTCAAAGGCATAGAGTCTCACGAACTTCCTTGGAAGAACATTCTCAATGCCCAGAGCATCCCGACAGAAATCTATGGCATTCAGGGTATTCCCTGTATCATTCTCTTTGGCCCTGACGGTAAGATCATCAGCCGCGACAAGCAGAACGATGATCTCCGCAATGATGTGGCCAAGGCTATGGAGCCGGCTAAATAA
- a CDS encoding DUF4492 domain-containing protein has translation MAEKNSHPTDRLFSRFPAWPGKVVRFYADGFRSMTVGKKLWLLILIKLFIIFFIFKLFFFPDILKRDYDNDTARAEAVRSSLLNR, from the coding sequence ATGGCAGAAAAAAACTCACATCCAACAGACAGGCTCTTCTCACGTTTCCCGGCATGGCCCGGAAAGGTGGTGAGATTCTATGCCGACGGTTTCCGCAGCATGACGGTCGGGAAAAAACTATGGCTGCTGATACTCATCAAACTGTTTATTATTTTCTTTATCTTCAAACTGTTTTTCTTCCCCGACATTCTCAAACGCGACTACGACAACGACACCGCAAGGGCCGAAGCCGTCCGCTCCTCACTCCTCAACCGCTGA
- a CDS encoding cytochrome ubiquinol oxidase subunit I produces MDDLMTVVDWSRWQFALTAMYHWLFVPLTLGLSVIVGIMETIYYRTRNEKWLHTTKFWMTLFGINFAMGVATGIILEFEFGTNWSNYSWFVGDIFGAPLAIEGLLAFFMEATFIAVMFFGWKKVSPGFHLASTWLTALGASISALWILIANAWMQYPVGMEFDPGQMRNIMDNFWDVVLSPVAINKFFHAVFDGWVVGAVFVCGVSAWYMMKKRRREFALDSIRIAGWVGLVGILLTLWTGDGSAVQVARVQPMKLAAMEGLYKGKPGQEIVGVGILNPSKKPNDGQDPFLFEISIPYGLSILANHDPHSFVPGIDDLLNGIELTPEGDTIRTDSYAERIAIGKRAHESLRAFDTAMAKGDHAAMEEARAKLKEDYRYFGYGYLDSPEEAVPPVAMTFYSFHIMVMAGGYLLLFFIIAVFSSLKGSRLWEKCWWQWVAILTIPVVWICSEAGWVTAEVGRQPWIIEGLMPNKAAISAISASTVQLTFWMFAAVFTALLIAEITIMVNQIRNGSDRNEY; encoded by the coding sequence ATGGATGATCTGATGACCGTAGTCGACTGGTCGCGATGGCAATTCGCCCTCACCGCCATGTATCACTGGCTCTTTGTGCCGCTCACACTCGGATTGAGCGTGATTGTCGGCATAATGGAGACCATCTATTACCGCACACGGAATGAAAAATGGCTTCACACAACAAAGTTCTGGATGACACTCTTCGGGATAAACTTTGCGATGGGCGTAGCCACCGGTATCATTCTCGAATTTGAATTCGGCACAAACTGGTCAAACTACAGCTGGTTTGTCGGCGATATCTTCGGAGCGCCGCTCGCCATCGAAGGACTGCTCGCCTTCTTCATGGAGGCCACCTTCATAGCAGTCATGTTTTTCGGATGGAAAAAAGTCAGCCCCGGATTCCATCTCGCATCGACATGGCTGACGGCACTCGGAGCGTCAATCTCCGCGCTGTGGATTCTTATCGCCAACGCATGGATGCAATATCCCGTCGGCATGGAATTCGACCCCGGACAGATGCGCAACATCATGGACAACTTCTGGGACGTAGTGCTATCGCCTGTGGCAATCAACAAATTTTTCCATGCCGTGTTTGACGGCTGGGTCGTAGGCGCTGTGTTTGTCTGCGGTGTCAGCGCATGGTACATGATGAAAAAACGCCGCCGCGAATTCGCACTCGACTCAATCCGCATAGCCGGATGGGTGGGGCTTGTCGGAATCCTGCTCACTCTCTGGACAGGCGACGGCTCCGCCGTGCAGGTAGCAAGAGTGCAGCCGATGAAACTCGCCGCGATGGAAGGGCTCTACAAAGGCAAACCGGGACAGGAAATCGTCGGTGTCGGCATCCTCAATCCATCAAAAAAGCCCAACGACGGACAAGACCCCTTCCTGTTTGAGATTTCGATCCCCTACGGACTGTCAATTCTCGCCAACCATGATCCACACAGCTTCGTTCCCGGTATCGACGACCTCCTCAACGGAATCGAACTCACTCCCGAAGGCGACACCATACGCACCGACTCTTACGCCGAGCGCATAGCCATCGGCAAGCGTGCCCACGAATCACTGCGAGCATTCGACACCGCAATGGCCAAGGGCGACCATGCGGCTATGGAGGAAGCACGCGCCAAACTCAAGGAAGATTACCGCTATTTCGGCTACGGCTATCTCGACAGCCCCGAGGAGGCAGTGCCCCCGGTAGCGATGACCTTCTACTCGTTCCACATCATGGTGATGGCTGGAGGCTACCTGCTTCTGTTCTTCATCATCGCCGTGTTCAGTTCGCTCAAGGGAAGCCGGCTTTGGGAAAAATGCTGGTGGCAATGGGTAGCCATTCTCACCATCCCCGTGGTCTGGATATGCTCCGAAGCCGGATGGGTCACTGCCGAAGTCGGCCGTCAGCCGTGGATCATCGAAGGACTGATGCCTAACAAAGCGGCCATATCAGCGATATCCGCCTCGACCGTGCAGCTTACGTTCTGGATGTTCGCGGCCGTCTTCACCGCGTTGCTCATCGCCGAAATCACCATCATGGTCAATCAGATCCGCAACGGCTCTGACCGGAATGAATATTAA